From the genome of Pseudonocardia sp. EC080619-01:
GGTGACGATGCCGACCTGCCTGCCGTCGGACTCCACCAGCGCCAGATGCGCACGCTGGTCGCGCATCGTGTTCACCGCCGTGTGGTAGAGCGTGTCACCCGGCAGGGTGAGCACCGGGCGCATCAGGTCGCGGGCCCGGGTGCCGGGATCGCGGGTCAGCGTGTCCCGGACGTGGACGTAGCCGACGGGTGTCTCGCCGTCGCGGACGATCAGCCGCAGGTGCCCGGTGCGCCGGGCGGTGTCCTGGACGGTGCTGACGTCGTCGTCGGCCGACACCCCGGACGGCTCGTGCGCCAGATCCCGCAGCGGGGTGCGCTCCAGCTCCAGCGCGGTGACCAGCTGGTCACGGTGCTCCTGGTCGAGCGCGCCGGTCTTCGCCGAGTGGTCGACGAGCTCACGCAGGTCGTCGGCGTTGCGGCCGGACGCCATCTCGTCGACCGGCTCGACACCGACGGCACGCAGGCAGCGGTTCGCCGCGCCGTTGAGCAGCAGGAGCAGCGGCCGGGCGACGACCATGAACGCCCGCATCGGGATCGCCAGCATGATCGCCGAGCGCTCCGGGTGCGAGATCGCCCAGGACTTCGGCGCCATCTCACCGACGACGAGGTGCAGGAACGTCACGACGATCAGGGAGATCACGAACGACACGACGCCCGCGACGCCGCCGGGCAGCCCCCAGCCCTCCAGGATCGGGCGCAGCGCGTAGTCGACGGCCGGCTTGGTGACCGCACCCAGACCCAGCACGCACAGCGTGATGCCGAGCTGGGACCCGGCCAGCAGCAGCGAGATGTCCTTCGCGCTGCGCAGGGCGGCACGCGCCGACGCCGAGGTCTGCGCGGCCTCCTCCAGGCGGTAGTTGCGCGCGGCGACGAGTGCGAACTCGACCGCCACGAAGAACGCGCTCGCCGCGATGAGCGCGACGGAGACGACGATCTCGACGGTGCTCATGCGCGCACCTCCTGCTCGTCGTCGGAACTGGTGGCCGGTTCGGTCCAGACCAGGTGGACCGCGGCGGGGACGCGGCGGTCCACCTCCTGCACCGTCAGGCGCAGGGCGCGGTCGTCGTCGTCCGGGTTGTCGGCGGGGATGACGACGGTGACCTCGTCACCGGTCTCCGGCAGCCTCTGCAGCTCGGCCATCACCAGGCCGCCGACGGTCTGGTAGTCGCCGTCGGGCAGCTCGGCGTCGATCAGCCTGCCGACCTCGTCGACGTGCCGGTCGCCGGGCACGACCCAGCCGTCGCCGGCCGCGGTGGCCTGGTCGGTGCCCGCCTGGTCGTGCTCGTCGGTGATCTCGCCGACGAGCTCCTCGGCCACGTCCTCGACGGTGATCACGCCGGCCAGGCCGCCGTACTCGTCGAGCACGCAGGCGAGCTCCTCGTCCTCCTCGCGCAGCCGGGCCAGCACCTGCGGCAGCGGCAGCGACGAGGGCACCAGCACCGGCACCCGCATGAGCTCGGAGACCCGGACCTCGGCGAAGCTGCGCCCACCGAGGCGCTCGGACAGCGCCAGCACGTCCTTGAGGCAGACGACGCCGACGAGCTCCATCGCGTTCTCCGGGTCGGCGGCGTCCGGCGGGGTGCCGAGCACCGGGTAGCGGGAGTGCTGCACCGCCATCTGCCCGATCAGGCTCTCCACCGTGGCGTCGTCGCGGACCCAGGACACCCGCGGCCGCGGGATCATCGCCGCGCGCGCCGTGCGGTCGCTGAAGTCGACCGCGCGGTCCAGCAGCGTCGCGAGCTCCGGGTCGATGTCACCGGAGTCCTTCGAGTCGTCGATGATCGCCTCGAGGTCACGCCGGGTGGCGGAGTGCTCGACGTCGTGCACCGGCTCGATCCGCAGTGCCCTGAGCAGCACGTTGGACGCGGCGTCGAAGATCTTGATGATCCAGCCGAAGATCGCCAGGTAGGTCTTGGTGGACAGCGCGAGCGCGCGGGCCACCGGCTCCGGGCGGGCGATCGCCAGGTTCTTCGGGAACAGCTCGCCGAAGACCATCTGGACGACGGTCGAGAGCAGCAGCGCGAACGCGATGCCGATCGCGGCGCCGACGCCGGCCGGCACGTTCACCACGCCGAGCAGCTCGCCGATGCCGTCGCCGATCAGCGGTTCGGCGACGTAACCGACGAGCAGACCGGTGACGGTGATGCCCAGCTGGGCGCCGGACAGCATGAACGACGTCCGGCGGGTGATGTCGAGGGCGCGTGCGGCGCCGGCGTCGCCCTCGGCGGCCCTGGCCTTGAGCCGGGACCGGTCGACGGCCATGTAGCCGAACTCCTGGGCCACGAAGTAGCCGGTCAACGCGGTGATCGCGAGGACGACGAGGATGCCGAGCAGGATGCCGAGGATCGTGCCGATCACCGGAGCGTCACCACCCGGTCATCGGGGCGGGCGGGCCGGAGGGCCGTGCGCGCGGGGACGAGGGCGGTGCGGGGTCGCCGTCCGGGTGTGGGGCGGACGGCGCCGGGACTGTCGCTGGGGTCCATGACTCCTGACTCGAAATCGGATGGGCGTACGACGCGTACAACGCGTGCCGGAATCGTACGGTTCCGGGGCGGCTCCGTCGTCCCGGTCACCTCTCTCTCGCCCGAACGGCGGTACCGGACATCCGCTCACCTGCGGGAACACCGTCCACTGCTGGATCCGACACGCTCGGCGGCGCCGCGTACGCAGCTCTCAGCGTCCTGTCAGACCCCGTCGTTACCCTGACGGCGTGACCACTCCCACGACGCAGGCCACGGCGGATCCGCGGCGCGCGCTCGGTGCCGCGCTGCTCCGCTGGGCGTCCGGGGGCGCCGGCGGGATCGGCGTCGTCCGGGTGCTCGACCGGCACGGCTTCGGCTCCGTCGAGTCCGGCCAGCTGATCGCGGGCACCCCGGCCGGCGAGGTGTCCGGCAGCCTCTACCTGGGGGCGCTCGACGACTCGGCGCACCCGCTGGCGGCCGAGGCCGCCGGGGGAGCGACGAGCGTCCGGGAGGCGCAGGTCGCCGAGGCGTCCGCGGTGGCCGCCGGGCTCGCCTGTGCGGGCGGGGCGACGCTGCTCGGCCACCCGCTGCCGCACGGTCCGGCGGCCGCGCTCGGCGAGGCGCTGGAGAACGCCCGCCCGGCAGCACTGCTGTCACGGTCCGACGGCGCCGCCGCGCTCGTGCTGACCGGCCCGGAGCTGACCGAGGAGCACGGCGACCTGGGCGCCGTCACCGCCGCCGCGGCCGGTGAGGCCCGCACCCTGCTCCGGCGCGGGGCCACGACCACCGAGCGGGTCACCGCCGACGGCGTCGACGTGCTGATCGACCTGTGGGTGCCGGTGCCGTCGATGCTGGTCGTCGGCGAGGGCGCGCTCGGTGCCGCGTTGCAGGCCCAGTCCGGGCTGCTCGGCTGGTCCGCGCGGACCGTGACCACCCTCGACGACGCCCGCGCCGCCGTCGCCGCCTTCTCCGACGCCGACGTGCTGGTCCTGCTCGACCACGACCCGGCGTTCGACGCGATCCTGCAGGACGGGCTCGCCCACGGGCGCGGCTTCCTCGGTGCGCTCGGCTCCCGCCGCACCCAGGCCGCACGCCGCGAGCGGCTGCTCGCCGCCGGTGCCGACGCCGACGCGCTCGCCGCGATCCACGGGCCGGTCGGGCTGGACCTCGGTGCCCGCACCCCGGCCGAGACGGCGGTGTCGATCGTCGCCGAGGTGATCGCGCTGCGGGCCGGGCGCTCGGCGTCCGTGCTGGCCGGGACGACGGGGCGGATCGGCGGATGAGCGCGCCCTCCTCCCGTCGCGGCCTCGGCGGGTCGCCGCCCGCCGGCCGCCCGTCCGCGCGGCCGTCCGCACCGCCGCCCGGTCCGGTCCGCACCGGGATGACCTGGGGCGCCCGGCTGGTGGTCGGCGGTCTCGTGATGCTGATCGCCGTGGTCGGCGTGACCGCGCTGCGGGTGTGGCAGGTCGCCCGGATCGACGACCAGCGCCCGGTCGACGCCGTGATCGTGCTCGGGGCGGCGCAGTACAACGGTGAGCCGAGCGCGGTGCTCGCGGCCCGGCTGCGACACGCGGAGGACCTCTACCGCGACGGTGTGGCCCCGCGGATCGTCACGGTCGGCGGCGGGCAGTCCGGTGACCGCTACACCGAGGCCGAGGCCAGTCGGGAGTGGCTCATCGAGCAGGGCCTGCCGAGCACCGCGGTCGAGGCGGTGCCGGAGGGCGTCGACACGCTCGGCAGCCTGCAGGCCGTCGCCGGGACCGCGCGCGAGCAGGGCTGGGAGTCGGCGCTGCTCGTGTCGGACCCGTGGCACAGCCTGCGCGCCCGCACGATGGCCCGCGACGCCGGGCTGGAGGCGTGGACGTCGCCGACCCGCAGCGGACCGATGGTCCAGACCCGGGAGACCCAGTTCCACTACATCTACCGCGAGACCGGGGCGCTGCTGTTCTACGAGCTGACCCACGCCTCGGTCGACACCGCGAGCAGCGGCCAGGGATGACCTCGTCCGTGGACCCGGGCTACACCCCGGCCGACGCCGAGCGCAGGCACCCCGAGCCGCCCAAGGGGTCCGGGCTCGGTGAGCGCGGCCGGGTGGAGCGGCGCAGCCCGTTCTCCCGTGACCGGGCGCGGGTGCTGCACTCCGCGGCCCTGCGCCGGCTGGCCGGCAAGACCCAGGTCGTCGGGCCGGGGGAGGGCGCCGAGGTCACCGGCATCCCGCGGACGCGGTTGACGCACTCGCTGGAGGTCGCCCAGATCGGGCGCGGGATCGCCGAGGAGCTGGGTCTGGACCCGGACGTCGTGGACGCCGCGGGGCTCGCGCACGACATCGGTCATCCGCCGTTCGGGCACAACGGTGAACGTGCTCTCGACGAGGCCGGAGCGGCGTGCGGCGGGTTCGAGGGCAACGCGCAGACGTTGCGGATCCTGACCCGGCTGGAGCCGAAGTCCCGCTCGGTCGACGGCCGCGTGCCCGGCGGGCTCAACCTCACCCGCGCCACCCTCGACGCGTCCACCAAGTACCCGTGGCCGCGCCGCGGCGCGGAGCGGAAGTTCGGCGCCTACGCCGACGACGCCGCCGCGCTGGAATGGGTGCGGCTGGGTGCCCGCCCGGGCGTGCGGAGCACGGAGGCCCAGGTCATGGACTGGGCCGACGACGTCGCGTACTCCGTGCACGACGTCGAGGACGCGGTGCTGGCCGGCCGGATGGATCTCGCCGTGCTGTCGTCGCGGGCCGAGCGGGAGGCGCTCGCGGCCGAGGCCGCGGCCGGGTTCGGGGCGGACGCGGCCGCCTGCACCGAGGCCGCGGCCCGGCTCGACGCGCTGCCGGTGGTCCGGGCCGTCCGCGGGTTCGACGTGCGCACCGCGGCCGGTGACGACCTGGTCGCCATGAAGCGGATGACGTCCGAGCTGGTCGGGCGGTTCGCGCTGGCCGCCACCGACGCGACCCTCGACGCCCACGGCGACGCACCGCTGGCCCGGCACCGTGCCGGGCTGGTCGTCCCGGCGCGGGCCGAGGCCGAGGTCGTGCTGCTCAAGGCGCTCGCGACCCGCTACGTGATGAGCGACCCGCAGCGGCTGGCGATGCAGTCCCGCCAGCGGGAGCTGCTCCACGAGCTGGTCGCGACCCTGGCCGGGCGGGGCCCGGCCGGCCTGGACCCGGTCCGGGCCGAGGACTGGGCGGCCGCCCCCGACGACCGGGCCCGCCTGCGGGTCGTCGTCGACCAGGTCGCGCTGCTCACCGACCCGCAGGCGATCGCGTGGCACCGCGAGCTGTGCGGTCGCGACCGGGGCGGGCGCGCGGTCAGCGCAGGCTGACCGCCGGCTTCGCCGCATCGGCCTCGGTCGGGACCGACCGGTCGGGGCAGGTCCGCAGCACCCGGTCGATCGCGTCCCGCTCCGCGGCGGTGACCCAGAGCCGGTACTTGGTCTTCACCGCGACCTGGCGGGCGACGTAGGCGCACCGGTACCCGCGGTCCGGCGGGAGCCAGGTGGCGGCGTCGCCGTCGCCCTTGCGGCCGTTGGTCGGGCCGTCGACGGCGACGAGGTTGAGCGGGTCGTTCCCGATCCGCTCGCGGGTGGCCTCGTCGAGCTGCTGGGCGCCCTTCTGCCAGGCGTCCGACAGGGCGACGACGTGGTCGATCTGGACCTTGTCGCTGGTGCCCTGGCCGCGGGTGAAGGAGATCGTCGTCGCGGTGTAGGAGTCGCGCAGGGAGCCGGTCAGCACGACGCAGTCGCGGGTGCCCGCCTTGAACGTCTCACGGTCCATGTCGCGGGCGAGGACCTGGTTGCGCTGGTCGCAGCCGTCTCGGTCGATGTCGGCCCAGCGGCGCCCGAACTCGTCGCGGGCGTACCCGGTCTTCGGGGCCCGGCCCTTGACCTGCAGGCCCGCGAGCGCCGCCGACGCGTTCCCCGCGGCGGGCGCCGCGGCGTGGCCGTCCGGCGACGACGGCGCCGCCACCCCCGCCTCGACCACGTCCGTCTCGACCACCCCGGTGCCGGCGGCCGCCAGGTCCGCGAAGGACCCCGGCGCTCCGCAGCCCGCCACCACCAGCACCGCCGCCAGCACCCCTGCGGCTCTCACCCGACGACCCCGATGCCCCTGACGACCACGACGACCACGCACGGAGCGATGTTCACCGACGCGATCGGCGGCGGGCGGCGGACACGCCGCGCGGGTCGTCACTCTGTGTGAAAGCTCGCTCGGGGTGGTCCGGGTCGTGCTACGGCGCCACCGGTGAGGTCCCGCCCACCTCCGCTTGCCGATATCTTTAGCAATGCGTTGAAGTAGTGGGGTGACCTTCCCGCGTTGGCTCGTTCCCGTGCTGGCCGTGCTCTTCGTCCCGCTCTGGGCGTCCGGCTTCATCGCGGGCAAGATCGCGACCGGGTACATGGAGGTCCCCACGGTCCTGCTCTGGCGGTTCGTGATCGCGCTGGCGGTGATGCTCGCCGCCGCCCTGGTGCTGCGGCCCGGGCTCCCGTGCGGCCGTGCCTGGATGCACCTCGGCGTCACCGCGCTGCTGCTGCAGGTCGGGCAGTTCTCGTTCGTCTACACCGGACTGTCGTCGGGCGTGCCCGCCGGGCTGTCCAGCCTGATCCTGGGCATGGCGCCGCTGCTGGTCGGGCTGCTGACGCCGCTGCTGCTCGCGACCCGGCTCGGCGTCGCGCCGGTCCTCGGGCTGCTGATCGGCGCGGTGGGCGTCTACGTCGTGCTCGCCGACGACCTGGGCGGCGGCATCGGCGGCGACGTCGTCTTCCCCGTCCTCGGGATGCTCTCGCTGACCGCCGGCACGCTCTACCAGAAGCGGTTCAACGACCGGACGCCCGTCGTGACGAGCGTCGTCGTCCAGATGGGGACGTCGCTGGTGGCCACCCTGGCCGCCTGGCCGTTCCTCGGGGCGGGATGGCTGCCGTCGTCGGCCGGGGGGTGGCTGGCCGTCGGCTGGCTCGGGATCTTCAACTCGGCCGGGGCCTTCGTACTGATGTTCCTGCTGCTGCGCTGGCGCTCGACGGTCTTCGTGTCGTCGCTGCTCAACCTGGTCCCGGCGACGACGGCGCTGTGCGCGGTCCCGATCCTCGGCGAGCCGCTCACGGTGCAGGCCGTGCTGGGTCTGTGCATCGCGCTCGTCGGGATGTTCGTCGGTCTCGGCAGGCTCCCGGGCGCCCGCAGGCGGGCCGTCGAGGCCGCCGATCCGGCGCCGGTCGGGACCGCGCCCCGGAGCTGAACCGGCGGGCCTAGAATCGGAGCCGTGGCAGGACGGATCCGGGACGCTGACATCACCGAGGTCCGGAACCGTGTCCGGGTCGAGGAGATCGTCGAGGAGTACGTCGCGCTCCGCCGCGCCGGTGCCGGCTCGCTGAAGGGGCTCTGCCCCTTCCACGACGAGAAGACCCCTTCGTTCAACGTCCGCCCCTCGCACGGCACGTTCCACTGCTTCGGCTGCGGCGAGCACGGCAGCGTGATCGACTTCGTGATGAAGATGGAGGTCATCGGCTTCCCGGAGGCGGTCGAGCGGCTCGCCGACCGGTGCGGGGTCCGGCTGACCTACGAGGGCGGCGGGTCGTCGGTCCAGCGGGACCGCGGTACCCGCTCCCGGCTGCTGGAGATCAACCGCAAGGCCGCCGAGTTCTACGCCGAACAGCTGCGCACCCCGGCCGGCCGGGCCGCGATGCAGTTCCTGTCCGAGCGCGGGTTCGACCTGGCCGCCGCCGAGAAGTTCGGGTGCGGCTACGCGCCAGCCGGCTGGGACACCGTCACCAAGCACCTGCTCGGGCAGGGCTACCAGCTCGACGAGCTGATCAAGTCCGGGATCGCGAAGGAGGGCCGCCGCGGCGCGATCGACCGGTTCCACCGGCGGCTGCTGTGGCCGATCCGCGACCTCGGCGGCGACGTCGTCGGGTTCGGTGCCCGCCGCCTGTTCGACGACGACGGCATCGAGGCCAAGTACCTCAACACCTCCGAGACGCCGGTCTACCGCAAGACGCACGTGCTGTTCGGGCTCGACCAGGCCAAGCGGGAGATCGCGAAGTCGCGCCAGGTCGTCGTCGTCGAGGGCTACACCGACGTCATGGCGATGCACCTGGCCGGGGTGCCGACGGCCGTCGCGTCCTGCGGCACGGCGTTCGGTTCCGAGCACATCTCGGTCATCCGCAGGCTGATCGGCGACGACTCGTTCGACCGCGGCGAGGTGATCTTCACCTTCGACGGCGACGACGCCGGCCAGAAGGCCGCGCAGAAGGCGTTCGAGGGCGACCAGAGCTTCGCGACGCAGACCTACGTCGCGATCGCCGCCGACGGCCAGGACCCCTGCGAGCTGCGGCACAACCACGGCGACGCCGCGGTGAAGGACCTCGTCGCCCGCCGGGAGCCGCTGTTCGAGTTCGCGATCCGCACCGAGCTGCGCAACCACCGGCTGGAGACCGCCGAGGGCCGGGTCGCGGCGCTGCAGCAGACCGTCCCGATCGTCGCCAAGATCAAGCGGGAGGACCTGCGCGACGAGTACGCCCGCCGGCTGGCCGGCTGGGTCGGGTGGGACGACATCGCCGTCGTCGTGCGGCGGGTACGCGAGACGGCAGGGGGCCCGGCCGAGGGCCGGTCGCGCCGCCGGGCGCCGCTCCCCGCCCCGAAGCGCGACGACACGCAGCTGCACCTGCAGCGCGAGGCGCTCAAGGCCGCCCTGCAGATCCCCGGCGTCGTCGGGCCCGGGTTCGACGAGCTCCCCGAGGCCGGTTTCACCCACCCGCAGTTCGCCGCGGTGCAGCGGGCGATCCTCGGAGCGGGTGGGGTGGGAGCCGGGCTGGAGGGGCCGGAGTGGCTCGACGCCGTCGTCGCCGAGATCGCGACCGACGACGTGAAACGGCTGGTCAGCGAGCTCGCCGTCGAGGGACTGGAGCTCCCCAAGCGGAACACCGACGAGCTCCGCTACGTCAACGGCGTCCTCGCCGGGGTACGGCTCGGCCTGGTCGAGCGCGAGATCGCCGATCTCAAGTCGCAGCTGCAGCGGACCAACTCCGAGACCGACCACGACGAGTACATGGACCTGTTCGGCGTGCTCGTCCCGCTGGAGCAGTACAAGATCCAGCTGCGCGAGCAGGCCGCCGGGGTCGCGTCGTGAGCGGGTTCTGGGGCCGGCTGTTCGGCCGGGACCCGGTTCCCGCCGCCGTCGCCGACCGGCTGGGGAGCGAGGAGGCGGTCGTCGCCGTGGCGACGGTCGCGGGTGGCGGGACGCTCGTCGTCACGTCCTGGGGGGTCTGGCCGCCCGCGGGGGAGCGGATCGGCTGGCACGAGATCGCGAAGGCGACGTGGGACAGGACGGCGCTGGTGGTGACGCCGACGACCGCCGAGGAGATCGCCCCCGGCACGGAGCTGCTGTCCGACGCCGTGCCGCAGCGGTTCCGACTCCCGGAGCCCGGGAAGGTGCCCCAGGCGGTCCGGGACCGGGTCGACCAGTCGATCCGGTCCCGCAACCGGCGCGAGCTCCCCGGCGGCGGGGCGTGGGTGCTCCAGCGCAGGATCCCGGGACGGGACGGGCTGATCGTCCAGGTCCGGCCGGACACCGGCACCGACCCGGTGGCCGTCCGGCGGCTCGCCGAGGGCATCGCGGACCGGCTGCCCGGAGGCGACGCCGGGTGAGGGCGCCGAGGTGACGGCCGCGAGCTGGGACCCCGAGCTCTACCGGGCGTTCGACGACCACCGCTCCCGCCCGTTCGTCGACCTCCTCGCGCGGGTCGGCGCGGTCGATCCCGGGCTGCCGCGGGTCGTGGACGCGGGTTGCGGGCCGGGCCACCTCACCGGCCTGTTGTCCCGGCGCTGGCCGGACGCGACGGTCGACGCGTTCGACTCGTCGCCGGACATGGTCGAGGCCGCGCGGTCGGCGGGCGTCGACGCGGCACTGACCGACGTCCGGGACTGGACCCCGCCACGGGACACCGGCGTGCTCGTCAGCAACGCGGTGCTGCAGTGGGTGCCCGAGCACGCCGACGTCCTGCGCCGGTGGATCGCCGCGTTGGCTCCCGGGGCGTGGCTCGCGATGCAGGTGCCCGGCAACTTCGGCGCGCCCTCACACGTCCTCACCCGCGAGGTGGCGGCGCAGCCCCGCTGGCGCGCACGGATCCTGCTGCGCGGCGACGAGACCGTCCTGGACCCGCTCGGCTACGCGGACCTGCTCGCGCACTCCGGGGCCGTGGTCGACGCGTGGGAGACGACCTACCTGCAGCGACTCGAGGGCGACGACCCGGTCCTGCGCTGGATCTCCGGCACGGCGCTGCGGCCCGTGCGCGACGCCCTCGACGACGACGCCTACGCCGCCTTCGTCGACGAGCTCGCCCCGCGGTTGCGCGCGGCCTACCCGCCGAGCGCCGACGGCAGCACCTGGTTCCCGTTCCGCCGTGTCTTCGCGGTGGCCCGGAAACACTGACCGCCCGCCGCGAGGTGCCTCAGGAGTGCCCGTCGCCGTCGGCGCGCTCGCCACGCACCTTGCCGATCGCGCCCTCCACGCCCGCCTGCGCGACTCCCGCCGCGCCCTGCACCACGGGATGGTCCACGGCCCGGTGGTAGGCACGCACCAACTGCTCGTACCGCTCGTGCCCGGCTCTGGTGCCGAGGACGTACCCGACCGCGACTCCCACGAGGAACCTGACCATTCCCCTCACCTCCGACCGCGACCGTACCCGGGTGCCGCGGGGCGCCGGGGTGGTACCCGGATCGGGTCCCGACCTGCGACAACAGCGGCCGAACGGGGGGTTGCGAGACGGGTCCGGAGGGTGTTGTAGAGTTTGATCCGTCGCCGGGACGAGTGTTCAGGGCGGCGACAAGCGGTCCTCCGTAGCTCAATGGCAGAGCACCCGACTGTTAATCGGGCGGTTACTGGTTCGAGTCCAGTCGGAGGAGCACATTCCCCAGGTCAGAGACTCACAGAACAGGTTCGGCTGCGATCGGCCCCCAGTGAACCCCCGCTCATCGGGTTCCGGGGGTCGATGTGTCTCCGCGACACCCTGCCCGCCTTCTCGAGGTCGCACGCCGTCGTGGATCCGATGATCCGTCGAAAGTCGGACCACCCCCGTCCCCGGATGCGCGATCCT
Proteins encoded in this window:
- a CDS encoding hemolysin family protein — protein: MSTVEIVVSVALIAASAFFVAVEFALVAARNYRLEEAAQTSASARAALRSAKDISLLLAGSQLGITLCVLGLGAVTKPAVDYALRPILEGWGLPGGVAGVVSFVISLIVVTFLHLVVGEMAPKSWAISHPERSAIMLAIPMRAFMVVARPLLLLLNGAANRCLRAVGVEPVDEMASGRNADDLRELVDHSAKTGALDQEHRDQLVTALELERTPLRDLAHEPSGVSADDDVSTVQDTARRTGHLRLIVRDGETPVGYVHVRDTLTRDPGTRARDLMRPVLTLPGDTLYHTAVNTMRDQRAHLALVESDGRQVGIVTLSDLVERLLPEPV
- a CDS encoding hemolysin family protein, whose translation is MIGTILGILLGILVVLAITALTGYFVAQEFGYMAVDRSRLKARAAEGDAGAARALDITRRTSFMLSGAQLGITVTGLLVGYVAEPLIGDGIGELLGVVNVPAGVGAAIGIAFALLLSTVVQMVFGELFPKNLAIARPEPVARALALSTKTYLAIFGWIIKIFDAASNVLLRALRIEPVHDVEHSATRRDLEAIIDDSKDSGDIDPELATLLDRAVDFSDRTARAAMIPRPRVSWVRDDATVESLIGQMAVQHSRYPVLGTPPDAADPENAMELVGVVCLKDVLALSERLGGRSFAEVRVSELMRVPVLVPSSLPLPQVLARLREEDEELACVLDEYGGLAGVITVEDVAEELVGEITDEHDQAGTDQATAAGDGWVVPGDRHVDEVGRLIDAELPDGDYQTVGGLVMAELQRLPETGDEVTVVIPADNPDDDDRALRLTVQEVDRRVPAAVHLVWTEPATSSDDEQEVRA
- a CDS encoding XdhC family protein — protein: MTTPTTQATADPRRALGAALLRWASGGAGGIGVVRVLDRHGFGSVESGQLIAGTPAGEVSGSLYLGALDDSAHPLAAEAAGGATSVREAQVAEASAVAAGLACAGGATLLGHPLPHGPAAALGEALENARPAALLSRSDGAAALVLTGPELTEEHGDLGAVTAAAAGEARTLLRRGATTTERVTADGVDVLIDLWVPVPSMLVVGEGALGAALQAQSGLLGWSARTVTTLDDARAAVAAFSDADVLVLLDHDPAFDAILQDGLAHGRGFLGALGSRRTQAARRERLLAAGADADALAAIHGPVGLDLGARTPAETAVSIVAEVIALRAGRSASVLAGTTGRIGG
- a CDS encoding YdcF family protein produces the protein MTWGARLVVGGLVMLIAVVGVTALRVWQVARIDDQRPVDAVIVLGAAQYNGEPSAVLAARLRHAEDLYRDGVAPRIVTVGGGQSGDRYTEAEASREWLIEQGLPSTAVEAVPEGVDTLGSLQAVAGTAREQGWESALLVSDPWHSLRARTMARDAGLEAWTSPTRSGPMVQTRETQFHYIYRETGALLFYELTHASVDTASSGQG
- a CDS encoding deoxyguanosinetriphosphate triphosphohydrolase, whose protein sequence is MTSSVDPGYTPADAERRHPEPPKGSGLGERGRVERRSPFSRDRARVLHSAALRRLAGKTQVVGPGEGAEVTGIPRTRLTHSLEVAQIGRGIAEELGLDPDVVDAAGLAHDIGHPPFGHNGERALDEAGAACGGFEGNAQTLRILTRLEPKSRSVDGRVPGGLNLTRATLDASTKYPWPRRGAERKFGAYADDAAALEWVRLGARPGVRSTEAQVMDWADDVAYSVHDVEDAVLAGRMDLAVLSSRAEREALAAEAAAGFGADAAACTEAAARLDALPVVRAVRGFDVRTAAGDDLVAMKRMTSELVGRFALAATDATLDAHGDAPLARHRAGLVVPARAEAEVVLLKALATRYVMSDPQRLAMQSRQRELLHELVATLAGRGPAGLDPVRAEDWAAAPDDRARLRVVVDQVALLTDPQAIAWHRELCGRDRGGRAVSAG
- a CDS encoding HNH endonuclease family protein; the protein is MRAAGVLAAVLVVAGCGAPGSFADLAAAGTGVVETDVVEAGVAAPSSPDGHAAAPAAGNASAALAGLQVKGRAPKTGYARDEFGRRWADIDRDGCDQRNQVLARDMDRETFKAGTRDCVVLTGSLRDSYTATTISFTRGQGTSDKVQIDHVVALSDAWQKGAQQLDEATRERIGNDPLNLVAVDGPTNGRKGDGDAATWLPPDRGYRCAYVARQVAVKTKYRLWVTAAERDAIDRVLRTCPDRSVPTEADAAKPAVSLR
- a CDS encoding DMT family transporter, with product MTFPRWLVPVLAVLFVPLWASGFIAGKIATGYMEVPTVLLWRFVIALAVMLAAALVLRPGLPCGRAWMHLGVTALLLQVGQFSFVYTGLSSGVPAGLSSLILGMAPLLVGLLTPLLLATRLGVAPVLGLLIGAVGVYVVLADDLGGGIGGDVVFPVLGMLSLTAGTLYQKRFNDRTPVVTSVVVQMGTSLVATLAAWPFLGAGWLPSSAGGWLAVGWLGIFNSAGAFVLMFLLLRWRSTVFVSSLLNLVPATTALCAVPILGEPLTVQAVLGLCIALVGMFVGLGRLPGARRRAVEAADPAPVGTAPRS
- the dnaG gene encoding DNA primase, whose protein sequence is MAGRIRDADITEVRNRVRVEEIVEEYVALRRAGAGSLKGLCPFHDEKTPSFNVRPSHGTFHCFGCGEHGSVIDFVMKMEVIGFPEAVERLADRCGVRLTYEGGGSSVQRDRGTRSRLLEINRKAAEFYAEQLRTPAGRAAMQFLSERGFDLAAAEKFGCGYAPAGWDTVTKHLLGQGYQLDELIKSGIAKEGRRGAIDRFHRRLLWPIRDLGGDVVGFGARRLFDDDGIEAKYLNTSETPVYRKTHVLFGLDQAKREIAKSRQVVVVEGYTDVMAMHLAGVPTAVASCGTAFGSEHISVIRRLIGDDSFDRGEVIFTFDGDDAGQKAAQKAFEGDQSFATQTYVAIAADGQDPCELRHNHGDAAVKDLVARREPLFEFAIRTELRNHRLETAEGRVAALQQTVPIVAKIKREDLRDEYARRLAGWVGWDDIAVVVRRVRETAGGPAEGRSRRRAPLPAPKRDDTQLHLQREALKAALQIPGVVGPGFDELPEAGFTHPQFAAVQRAILGAGGVGAGLEGPEWLDAVVAEIATDDVKRLVSELAVEGLELPKRNTDELRYVNGVLAGVRLGLVEREIADLKSQLQRTNSETDHDEYMDLFGVLVPLEQYKIQLREQAAGVAS
- a CDS encoding trans-aconitate 2-methyltransferase; translation: MTAASWDPELYRAFDDHRSRPFVDLLARVGAVDPGLPRVVDAGCGPGHLTGLLSRRWPDATVDAFDSSPDMVEAARSAGVDAALTDVRDWTPPRDTGVLVSNAVLQWVPEHADVLRRWIAALAPGAWLAMQVPGNFGAPSHVLTREVAAQPRWRARILLRGDETVLDPLGYADLLAHSGAVVDAWETTYLQRLEGDDPVLRWISGTALRPVRDALDDDAYAAFVDELAPRLRAAYPPSADGSTWFPFRRVFAVARKH